A genome region from Blautia coccoides includes the following:
- a CDS encoding TetR/AcrR family transcriptional regulator, with protein MYQGNNPSALRSREEIVNAFMTLLQHSSIDRITIKQIMDTAGLSRQTFYQIFSSKEEILEYYLDSVFGKFTAHYRINTVHNLCDAARLFFGFFEEYKDSLGVIIRSGNNSVLQSKCREYLQREKFVHYALRETRTEQEQEYAAAFVICGMVAMLEQWIREGAESRLSAQDLALLVCRITGSSKKGDKEN; from the coding sequence ATGTACCAGGGAAATAATCCATCCGCTCTGCGCTCACGAGAAGAAATCGTGAACGCTTTTATGACGCTTCTGCAGCATTCTTCCATTGACCGGATCACCATTAAACAGATCATGGATACCGCCGGTCTTTCACGGCAGACCTTTTACCAGATTTTTTCTTCCAAAGAAGAAATCCTGGAATATTATCTGGATTCTGTATTCGGAAAATTCACCGCTCACTACAGGATAAACACGGTTCATAATCTTTGTGATGCGGCCAGGCTGTTCTTTGGTTTTTTTGAGGAATACAAGGATTCTCTGGGAGTTATCATCCGCAGCGGAAATAACAGTGTACTGCAAAGCAAATGCCGGGAGTATCTGCAAAGAGAAAAATTTGTGCATTACGCTCTCCGTGAAACCCGCACAGAGCAGGAGCAGGAATATGCCGCTGCCTTTGTCATATGCGGCATGGTGGCAATGCTGGAACAATGGATTCGGGAAGGCGCCGAAAGCAGACTGAGCGCCCAAGATCTGGCGCTGCTCGTCTGCCGTATTACCGGATCATCTAAAAAAGGGGATAAAGAAAATTAA
- a CDS encoding ABC transporter ATP-binding protein, which produces MSVIEVDHLTKDYGHGRGVFDVSAHVDEGECFGFLGPNGAGKSTTIRHLMGFSKPQSGTTVIDGKNCWEYSAELQHEIGYLPGEIALPAGMTGTQFLKMQKKMRGVTDASYLDKLLKKFELNPNIGLKQMSLGTKRKLAVVTAFMHDPKILVLDEPTSGLDPIMQEIFIEYILEEKKRGKTIFLSSHIFHEVDASCDRIAIIRDGKIVSEFDPEVLKKESDKIYRVAFREKKQWQEFTSHNYHFTSVNERKLRARIQLKNSEITSFLADIAQYHICDFTEFPFSLEDYFMQFYHEDKIFEGVK; this is translated from the coding sequence ATGTCAGTTATAGAAGTCGATCATTTGACAAAGGACTACGGACATGGCAGAGGCGTGTTCGATGTATCTGCTCATGTGGACGAGGGAGAGTGCTTTGGATTTCTTGGCCCAAACGGGGCAGGCAAGAGCACGACCATCAGACATTTGATGGGGTTTTCAAAGCCGCAGAGCGGAACTACTGTCATAGATGGAAAGAACTGCTGGGAATATTCAGCAGAGCTTCAGCATGAAATCGGGTATTTGCCGGGAGAGATTGCTCTGCCTGCCGGAATGACGGGCACACAGTTTTTGAAAATGCAGAAGAAAATGAGAGGTGTCACTGACGCGTCCTATTTAGATAAACTGCTGAAAAAGTTTGAACTGAACCCCAACATCGGATTAAAGCAGATGAGCCTGGGAACCAAGCGAAAGTTGGCGGTGGTCACCGCGTTTATGCATGATCCTAAAATCCTGGTCCTGGATGAGCCGACTTCCGGGCTTGATCCCATTATGCAGGAAATCTTTATCGAATATATTCTCGAGGAAAAGAAACGGGGAAAAACCATATTCCTGTCCTCCCATATCTTCCATGAAGTAGACGCCTCCTGCGACAGGATCGCCATAATCAGAGACGGAAAGATCGTGTCGGAATTTGATCCGGAAGTGTTAAAAAAAGAGAGTGACAAGATCTACAGAGTTGCCTTCCGAGAGAAAAAACAGTGGCAGGAATTCACCTCGCACAACTATCATTTTACGTCCGTAAATGAAAGAAAACTGCGGGCCAGAATCCAATTAAAAAACAGCGAGATCACATCCTTTCTTGCAGATATTGCCCAATATCATATCTGTGATTTTACAGAGTTTCCCTTTTCTTTGGAGGATTATTTTATGCAGTTTTATCATGAGGATAAGATCTTTGAGGGGGTGAAGTGA
- a CDS encoding ABC transporter permease subunit translates to MRDVIIETKGLTKDYGQGRGIFDIDLEIHRGEVFGFVGTNGLGKTTTIRNKSDVDVTSYQEDFYTYLGALAAYDTMAQQELSYDDFVNGNNEAAYEAAFEMLNAQSDMNLSTEGFQASIDGLSKSDISLDKYVKQFEYVYALKQSEGVFDKEELTISEMLTTTLDMMGVSSEMVEKMSEMNPASMMNQMYYTAMGLLPIFILIVILANSLISSQVDRGSMAYVLSTPTKRSAVAITQMVFMLVVPFLMIAVVCATRIGTTFMFYDEVNVPGILALFGGMYILVEAVCGLCYMGSCLFSQSKKSMAFGGGLAVWFFLASMIGLFGSENMVNTGMGVEELSIFNKLTLVGLYDVDALATVGTSNVDTAFVWKLLILLAVAVVCYTIGAVRFSKKDLPL, encoded by the coding sequence ATGCGTGATGTCATAATAGAGACAAAAGGACTGACCAAAGACTATGGTCAAGGCCGTGGAATTTTCGATATAGATTTAGAGATCCACAGAGGAGAAGTCTTTGGCTTTGTGGGAACAAATGGTTTAGGAAAGACCACAACCATCCGTAATAAGTCAGATGTTGATGTTACATCGTACCAGGAAGATTTTTACACATATCTGGGTGCGCTGGCTGCTTATGACACAATGGCACAGCAGGAGCTGTCCTACGATGACTTTGTAAATGGGAACAATGAGGCTGCGTATGAAGCTGCTTTTGAGATGCTCAATGCCCAGTCTGATATGAACCTCAGCACAGAGGGCTTTCAGGCATCCATCGACGGATTGTCTAAGTCTGATATCAGCCTTGATAAATATGTAAAGCAGTTTGAATATGTATATGCTTTGAAGCAGTCGGAAGGTGTGTTTGACAAAGAGGAGCTGACGATTTCGGAAATGCTCACGACTACGCTTGATATGATGGGAGTTTCATCGGAAATGGTTGAGAAGATGAGCGAAATGAATCCAGCCTCTATGATGAATCAGATGTATTATACCGCAATGGGTCTGCTCCCCATCTTTATCCTTATTGTCATTCTGGCAAATTCCCTGATCTCAAGCCAGGTGGACCGGGGCTCCATGGCATATGTGCTTTCTACGCCCACAAAGCGCTCGGCTGTTGCCATAACACAGATGGTATTTATGCTTGTTGTACCGTTTTTAATGATTGCCGTTGTATGTGCGACACGAATAGGAACCACCTTTATGTTTTATGATGAAGTGAATGTACCGGGAATACTGGCTTTGTTTGGCGGAATGTATATTCTGGTGGAAGCAGTATGCGGGCTGTGTTATATGGGAAGCTGCCTGTTCTCACAGAGCAAAAAGTCAATGGCCTTTGGCGGCGGACTTGCGGTTTGGTTTTTCCTGGCGTCCATGATCGGCCTGTTCGGGTCAGAGAATATGGTCAATACCGGTATGGGTGTAGAAGAACTCAGTATATTTAACAAACTCACATTGGTGGGATTATATGATGTAGATGCCTTGGCAACCGTGGGAACAAGTAATGTGGACACTGCTTTTGTATGGAAGCTTTTGATCTTGCTTGCAGTGGCAGTTGTTTGTTATACCATCGGAGCGGTCAGATTTTCTAAAAAAGATTTGCCGCTGTGA
- a CDS encoding CGGC domain-containing protein, with the protein MKIGIIRCMQTEDFCPGTADFKMIQDHKGVFAGIEEDIEIVGFINCGGCPGKKAVLRAKELVKRGADTIAFASCIKKGTPIGFPCPTASAMMEAVKKAVGDDVRILDHTH; encoded by the coding sequence ATGAAGATTGGAATTATCCGCTGTATGCAGACAGAGGACTTTTGCCCGGGAACTGCTGATTTTAAAATGATCCAGGACCATAAGGGGGTATTTGCTGGAATAGAGGAGGATATTGAGATCGTTGGTTTTATAAACTGCGGCGGATGTCCCGGAAAAAAGGCTGTCCTGCGGGCAAAAGAACTGGTGAAGCGGGGGGCGGATACCATAGCCTTTGCGTCCTGCATCAAAAAAGGGACGCCTATAGGATTTCCGTGTCCCACAGCTTCCGCAATGATGGAGGCAGTGAAAAAAGCAGTGGGAGATGATGTTCGGATACTGGATCATACCCACTGA